From one Ursus arctos isolate Adak ecotype North America unplaced genomic scaffold, UrsArc2.0 scaffold_26, whole genome shotgun sequence genomic stretch:
- the LAG3 gene encoding lymphocyte activation gene 3 protein, producing MWEAPLLVLLLLQLRWVAPVEAPGSGTEVPVVWAQEGAPAQLPCSPTIPLQDVSLLRTAGVTWHHLPDSGPPAPAPTLRPAAPSARGPGPRPYVVLMLAAGGLRSGRPPLQPRVQVEERGLQRGDFSLWLRPARRADAGEYRAAVHLRDRSVACRLRLRVGQASMTASPPGSLRISDWVILNCSFSRPDPPASVHWFRGRVPVQESPHHHLAGSFLFLPKVSPSDSGPWGCILTYRDGFNVSITYNLSILGLEPSGPLTVYAGAGSRVHLPCRLPPGVGTQSSLTARWTPPGGPDLLVAGGDGNFNLQLEAVSQAQAGAYTCHIHLQGQQLSATVTLAVITVTPKSSGLPGKLRKLLCEVTPASGQERFVWSPLDKQSWRGSPGPWLEMQEARLLSQPWQCHVYQGERLLGTAVYLTEPAGPGAQRSGRAPGALKTGHLPLFLILGILFLLLLMTGALGFHLWRRQWRPRRFSALEHGTHPPQAQSKIGELEQEPELEPEPELERELELEPEPESEPEKL from the exons ATGTGGGAGGCTCCGTTACTGGTTCTGCTGCTTCTGCAACTGCGGTGGGTGGCTCCAG tgGAGGCTCCAGGGTCTGGGACAGAGGTCCCGGTGGTGTGGGCCCAGGAAGGGGCTCCTGCCCAGCTCCCCTGCAGCCCCACAATCCCTCTCCAGGATGTCAGCCTTCTGCGAACCGCAGGGGTCACTTGGCACCATCTACCAGACAG CGGCCCTCCGGCTCCCGCGCCCACCCTGCGCCCCGCCGCGCCGTCCGCGCGGGGCCCCGGGCCGCGGCCCTACGTGGTGCTGATGCTGGCAGCCGGCGGCCTGCGCAGCGGGAGGCCCCCCCTGCAGCCCCGCGTGCAGGTGGAAGAGCGCGGCCTCCAGCGCGGGGACTTCTCGCTGTGGCTGCGCCCGGCCCGACGCGCCGACGCCGGCGAGTACCGCGCCGCTGTGCACCTCCGGGACCGCTCCGTCGCCTGCCGCCTCCGTCTGCGCGTGGGCCAGGCCTCCA TGACTGCTAGCCCCCCAGGGTCCCTCAGGATCTCCGACTGGGTCATTTTGAACTGCTCCTTCAGCCGCCCTGACCCGCCAGCTTCTGTGCACTGGTTCCGGGGCAGAGTCCCTGTTCAGGAGTCCCCCCATCACCACTTAGCTGGAAGCTTCCTCTTCCTGCCCAAAGTCAGCCCCTCAGACTCTGGGCCATGGGGCTGCATCCTCACCTACAGAGATGGCTTCAATGTCTCCATCACGTACAACCTCTCCATTCTGG gTCTGGAGCCCTCAGGGCCTCTGACAGTGTATGCAGGAGCAGGTTCCAGGGTGCACCTACCCTGCCGCCTGCCTCCCGGTGTGGGGACCCAGTCTTCTCTCACTGCCAGGTGGACGCCTCCCGGGGGTCCTGACCTCCTGGTGGCTGGAGGCGATGGCAACTTTAACCTCCAACTGGAGGCTGTGAgccaggcccaggctggggccTACACCTGCCACATCCATCTGCAGGGACAGCAGCTCAGTGCCACGGTCACTCTGGCAGTCATCACAG TGACTCCCAAATCCTCTGGGTTACCTGGCAAGCTGAGAAAACTGCTTTGTGAGGTGACCCCGGCGTCGGGACAAGAGCGCTTTGTGTGGAGCCCCCTGGATAAGCAGTCTTGGAGAGgttccccaggaccctggctggaGATGCAGGAGGCCAGACTCCTTTCCCAGCCCTGGCAGTGCCATGTGTACCAGGGGGAGAGGCTTCTCGGGACAGCGGTGTACCTCACTGAGCCGGCTGGCCCAG GTGCCCAGCGCTCTGGGAGGgccccaggtgccctgaaaacaggccatctccctctctttctcatccttggtatcctctttctgctccttttgaTGACTGGAGCCCTTGGCTTTCACCTTTGGAGAAGACAG TGGCGTCCAAGAAGATTCTCGGCCTTGGAGCATGGGACTCACCCACCTCAGGCTCAGAGCAAGATAGGGGAGCTGGAGCAAGAGCCAGAGctggagccggagccggagctGGAGCGGGAGTTGGAGCTGGAGCCGGAGCCGGAGTCAGAGCCAGAGAAGCTCTGA